A DNA window from Arachis hypogaea cultivar Tifrunner chromosome 18, arahy.Tifrunner.gnm2.J5K5, whole genome shotgun sequence contains the following coding sequences:
- the LOC140181257 gene encoding uncharacterized protein has protein sequence MEIYVDDMVAKTSAQGSHCDDLQEIFKKIRAYNMRLNPEKCAFGVQGGKFFGFMLTSRGIEANPEKYEAVLKMNSPKTIKEVQQLAGRVAALSRKNTKTGVLCQQNTTIGRNHIPEDRTARPSTSHHSKKAKAILPKPHDSSKNRLVAVTNPDKTRVSCTSDKMAEYEALLARLKLAQDLQIPQLTVYCDSLLVVQQIKGDFQVRDWRTPFLEYIKAGIIPREEQSPQLFRRRASFYTVVGDNLYRRGFSQPLLRCISKHDAEIVMVETHERVCKNHIGDRALSAKILRTGYYWPTMKRDCIAKVKACDNCQKHATISTTPAEKLHTLEVESTNRVILQALKKKLDDVKGEWADLIPKVLWSYNTTIQSATGETPFKLVYGVEALIPVEIRMPTLKAELYDQSRNNDARSTDLDLINEEREIAAIKQQAMKQLIQK, from the exons ATGGAAATCTACGTAGATGATATGGTAGCAAAAACCTCAGCACAAGGATCACACTGCGACGACCTACAAGAGATCTTCAAAAAAATCCGAGCATACAACATGAGGCTTAATCCAGAAAAATGTGCATTTGGAGTTCAAGGAGGGAAATTCTTCGGATTCATGCTGACCTCacggggaattgaagcaaatccagaaaaATATGAGGCTGTTCTCAAAATGAATAGCCCAAAGACGATAAAGGAGGTACAACAACTAGCAGGAAGGGTAGCCGCACTGTCACG gaaaaacacaaagacCGGTGTACTTTGTCAGCAGAATACTACAATCGGCAGAAACCATATACCCGAAGATAGAACAGCTCGCCCTAGCACTAGTCACCACAGCAAGAAGGCTAAGGCAATACTTCCAAAGCCACACGATAGTAGTAAGAACAGACTAGTCGCTGTGACAAATCCTGACAAAACCCGAGTTAGCTGCACGTCTGATAAAATG gcagaatacgaagctcTGCTGGCCAGACTAAAGCTCGCCCAGGACCTACAAATACCTCAGCTCACTGTATACTGCGATTCACTACTTGTCGTACAACAAATCAAAGGTGACttccag GTAAGAGACTGGAGGACACCCTTCCTCGAATATATCAAAGCAGGAATTATCCCAAGGGAGGAACAAAGTCCACAGCTCTTTCGAAGAAGAGCAAGCTTCTACACAGTAGTCGGAGACAACCTATACAGGCGAGGATTCTCACAACCTCTCCTAAGATGCATCAGCAAACATGACGCCGAAATAGTAATGGTAGAGACACATGAAAGAGTGTGCAAAAACCACATCGGAGATCGAGCATTATCCGCCAAGATACTACGAACAGGGTATTATTGGCCAACAATGAAAAGAGATTGCATAGCCAAAGTAAAGGCATGCGACAATTGCCAAAAGCACGCCACGATCTCAACAACACCCGCCGAGAAGTTGCATACTCTagag GTGGAATCAACTAACCGAGTTATTCTGCAGGCCTTAAAAAAGAAGTTGGACGATGTCAAAGGCGAATGGGCCGACCTTATTCCTAAAGTCCTATGGAGCTACAACACAACAATCCAGTCAGCAACAGGGGAGACCCCTTTCAAACTAGTATATGGAGTAGAAGCTCTTATACCAGTAGAGATCAGAATGCCAACCCTAAAAGCCGAGTTATATGATCAAAGCAGAAACAACGATGCAAGATCAACCGACCTAGATCTCATTAACGAGGAAAGAGAGATAGCAGCAATAAAACAACAAGCAATGAAACAACTCATACAAAAATGA
- the LOC112772643 gene encoding uncharacterized protein isoform X1: protein MKIQQYYYMGVIKASFCIVLVLYLVGAIISLEEKRKQEAQEELLIQLFDPKSEIFDKDTAELLWTTCWEDLIKIEDLDSCPIQSPSNTNEISLERGIIAQRNIENVINNCQPQLREGFLDCLRRHNPLIHVSKNSLHASYVRLLSSRRNLGHVLLQDVSRAEDVGDESVQTKTKTENTAPKESGSEQNVFVIVGITAVSSFGIAAFVFIFCCRCSRANVDQTDEKPLLSLCRTDYSNGSFNSRNPPQESMKKEDSIETLMSSKILFDDNKNKNLAHEIYSMRLAGPYEISSVGLGGADASVAASARPSMDLKPPPGRVGPPLPLKPPPGRPNPPSDPPIPPPSADENNPPLPPPPAADAPPPPPPPKPSNAPPPPAPPPIRGGGPPPPPPPDGKGPPPPPPPGVKGPGPGPPPPPALKGGGGPRPPGPPPLKGAIGGKARPPGRGPEGPGGVPKPKLKPFFWDKVQANSDQAMVWNQLKAGSFQFNEEMMESLFGYNAAQEKSKPGMKKESREQTPQYIQIIEPKKAQNLSILLKALNVTLEEVRDALLEGNEIPPEFLNTLLKMAPSQEEELKLRLFTGDLHMLGPADRFLKAIVDIPFAFKRIETLHYMCTLSDELITTRDSFGVLEVACNELKSSRLFLKLLEAVLKTGNRMNDGTFRGGAQAFKLDTLLKLSDVKGVDGKTTLLHFVVQEIIRTEGIRAMRMSKESLSFSSIKTDDLLEDVNLENEDQYRDLGLNVVSRLSSELENVKKAAALDVDGLISTTARLGHGLIKAREFVNTELKTLEDDQGYYEVTKSFVESAEEGVANLLREEKKIMALIKSTGDYFHGNSGKDEGLRLFPIVRDFLLMLDKVCKEIKTIPKKPPPAAAAPAQAQAQSQAQAQAQAAPPAAPASNNNNEKQESGSSKTSSETRAAPPPPPIFRNRLPVVAERTGDFSSDDDSP, encoded by the exons ATGAAAATCCAACAATATTATTATATGGGTGTCATAAAGGCTAGCTTTTGCATTGTTTTGGTTCTTTATCTTGTGGGAGCAATTATTAGTcttgaagaaaagaggaagcaAGAAGCACAAGAAGAACTCCTTATCCAACTATTTGAtcctaaatctgaaatttttGATAAAGATACG GCAGAGTTATTATGGACTACTTGCTGGGAGGATTTGATTAAAATTGAAGATCTTGATTCATGCCCCATACAATCACCAAGTAACACGAATGAAATTAGTTTAGAAAGAGGAATAATAGCTCAAAGAAACATTGAAAATGTGATTAACAATTGCCAACCCCAATTGAGGGAAGGTTTCCTTGATTGCTTGAGAAGACACAATCCCCTCATCCATGTCTCAAAGAACAGTTTGCATGCAAGTTATGTGAGATTACTCTCTTCCAGAAGAAACTTGGGTCATGTTTTGCTCCAAGATGTGTCAAGAGCAGAAGATGTTGGAGATGAATCGGtgcaaactaaaactaaaacggAAAACACTGCTCCAAAAGAGAGTGGAAGCGAACAAAATGTGTTTGTTATCGTAGGTATAACTGCAGTGTCATCATTTGGAATTGCAGCATTTGTTttcatattttgttgtagatGTAGCAGAGCAAATGTTGATCAAACTGATGAGAAACCTCTTCTCAGCTTGTGTAGGACTGACTACTCCAATG GGTCCTTTAACAGTAGAAATCCTCCGCAGGAGTCAATGAAAAAAGAAGACAGCATTGAGACTCTTATGTCAAGTAAAATTTTATTCgatgacaataaaaataaaaacttagcgCATGAAATATATTCAATGCGATTAGCAGGACCGTATGAAATAAGTTCGGTAGGATTAGGAGGAGCTGATGCTTCTGTTGCCGCTTCGGCAAGACCATCAATGGACTTGAAACCTCCTCCCGGCAGGGTTGGACCACCGTTACCTTTGAAACCTCCTCCTGGAAGGCCAAATCCTCCCTCCGACCCACCAATTCCTCCTCCTTCCGCTGATGAAAATAATCCTCCTCTTCCGCCTCCTCCTGCTGCTGatgctcctcctcctcctccaccgcCAAAGCCGAGTAATGCTCCACCACCTCCTGCACCGCCACCGATTAGAGGTGGTGGGCCTCCGCCTCCTCCACCACCAGATGGAAAAGGCCCTCCACCTCCCCCTCCACCAGGTGTGAAAGGCCCAGGCCCAGGCCCTCCTCCACCACCAGCACTTAAGGGAGGAGGTGGTCCACGACCTCCTGGACCACCTCCTCTAAAAGGTGCGATTGGTGGGAAGGCTAGGCCTCCAGGACGAGGACCCGAAGGTCCTGGAGGTGTTCCCAAGCCAAAACTTAAGCCTTTCTTCTGGGATAAGGTTCAAGCAAACTCAGATCAGGCTATGGTTTGGAATCAGCTCAAAGCAGGATCCTTCCA GTtcaatgaagaaatgatggagtcGCTTTTTGGATATAATGCTGCTCAAGAAAAATCTAAACCCGGAATGAAGAAAGAATCTCGTGAACAAACTCCTCAATATATTCAGATCATTGAACCAAAGAAAGCACAGAATTTGTCAATTCTGTTGAAAGCATTGAATGTAACACTAGAAGAAGTTCGTGATGCACTCCTTGAAG GAAATGAAATACCCCCAGAATTCCTAAACACTTTGTTGAAGATGGCCCCAagtcaagaggaagaactaaaGCTCAGACTCTTCACAGGGGACCTACACATGCTTGGACCCGCTGACCGATTCTTGAAAGCCATTGTCGACATTCCATTTGCCTTCAAACGAATCGAAACACTACATTACATGTGCACTCTCTCTGATGAACTCATTACTACTAGAGATTCTTTTGGAGTTTTGGag GTTGCATGTAATGAACTAAAAAGCAGCAGGCTATTCCTGAAGCTTCTAGAAGCGGTGTTGAAAACAGGAAACAGGATGAACGATGGAACATTCCGAGGCGGCGCGCAAGCATTCAAACTTGACACGCTGCTGAAGCTGTCTGATGTGAAAGGTGTAGACGGGAAAACCACGCTTCTTCACTTCGTGGTGCAAGAAATAATTAGAACAGAGGGCATAAGAGCAATGAGAATGTCAAAAGAGAGCCTAAGCTTTTCGAGCATAAAAACCGACGACCTTCTAGAAGATGTCAACTTAGAGAACGAAGACCAGTACCGGGACCTCGGTCTTAACGTGGTGTCCCGTCTGAGTAGTGAGCTTGAGAATGTCAAGAAAGCAGCGGCTCTGGATGTGGACGGTTTGATATCTACAACGGCCAGACTCGGCCACGGTCTTATAAAGGCCAGAGAATTTGTAAACACGGAACTTAAGACCCTGGAGGATGACCAGGGCTACTACGAAGTCACCAAGAGCTTCGTCGAGAGTGCGGAAGAGGGCGTCGCCAACTTGCTCCGTGAAGAGAAGAAGATCATGGCATTGATAAAGAGCACAGGTGACTACTTTCATGGCAATTCTGGCAAGGATGAAGGCTTGAGGTTGTTTCCGATAGTGCGTGATTTCTTGCTAATGTTGGATAAGGTTTGCAAAGAAATAAAGACTATACCAAAGAAACCACCACCGGCAG
- the LOC112772643 gene encoding uncharacterized protein isoform X2 produces MQAELLWTTCWEDLIKIEDLDSCPIQSPSNTNEISLERGIIAQRNIENVINNCQPQLREGFLDCLRRHNPLIHVSKNSLHASYVRLLSSRRNLGHVLLQDVSRAEDVGDESVQTKTKTENTAPKESGSEQNVFVIVGITAVSSFGIAAFVFIFCCRCSRANVDQTDEKPLLSLCRTDYSNGSFNSRNPPQESMKKEDSIETLMSSKILFDDNKNKNLAHEIYSMRLAGPYEISSVGLGGADASVAASARPSMDLKPPPGRVGPPLPLKPPPGRPNPPSDPPIPPPSADENNPPLPPPPAADAPPPPPPPKPSNAPPPPAPPPIRGGGPPPPPPPDGKGPPPPPPPGVKGPGPGPPPPPALKGGGGPRPPGPPPLKGAIGGKARPPGRGPEGPGGVPKPKLKPFFWDKVQANSDQAMVWNQLKAGSFQFNEEMMESLFGYNAAQEKSKPGMKKESREQTPQYIQIIEPKKAQNLSILLKALNVTLEEVRDALLEGNEIPPEFLNTLLKMAPSQEEELKLRLFTGDLHMLGPADRFLKAIVDIPFAFKRIETLHYMCTLSDELITTRDSFGVLEVACNELKSSRLFLKLLEAVLKTGNRMNDGTFRGGAQAFKLDTLLKLSDVKGVDGKTTLLHFVVQEIIRTEGIRAMRMSKESLSFSSIKTDDLLEDVNLENEDQYRDLGLNVVSRLSSELENVKKAAALDVDGLISTTARLGHGLIKAREFVNTELKTLEDDQGYYEVTKSFVESAEEGVANLLREEKKIMALIKSTGDYFHGNSGKDEGLRLFPIVRDFLLMLDKVCKEIKTIPKKPPPAAAAPAQAQAQSQAQAQAQAAPPAAPASNNNNEKQESGSSKTSSETRAAPPPPPIFRNRLPVVAERTGDFSSDDDSP; encoded by the exons ATGCAGGCAGAGTTATTATGGACTACTTGCTGGGAGGATTTGATTAAAATTGAAGATCTTGATTCATGCCCCATACAATCACCAAGTAACACGAATGAAATTAGTTTAGAAAGAGGAATAATAGCTCAAAGAAACATTGAAAATGTGATTAACAATTGCCAACCCCAATTGAGGGAAGGTTTCCTTGATTGCTTGAGAAGACACAATCCCCTCATCCATGTCTCAAAGAACAGTTTGCATGCAAGTTATGTGAGATTACTCTCTTCCAGAAGAAACTTGGGTCATGTTTTGCTCCAAGATGTGTCAAGAGCAGAAGATGTTGGAGATGAATCGGtgcaaactaaaactaaaacggAAAACACTGCTCCAAAAGAGAGTGGAAGCGAACAAAATGTGTTTGTTATCGTAGGTATAACTGCAGTGTCATCATTTGGAATTGCAGCATTTGTTttcatattttgttgtagatGTAGCAGAGCAAATGTTGATCAAACTGATGAGAAACCTCTTCTCAGCTTGTGTAGGACTGACTACTCCAATG GGTCCTTTAACAGTAGAAATCCTCCGCAGGAGTCAATGAAAAAAGAAGACAGCATTGAGACTCTTATGTCAAGTAAAATTTTATTCgatgacaataaaaataaaaacttagcgCATGAAATATATTCAATGCGATTAGCAGGACCGTATGAAATAAGTTCGGTAGGATTAGGAGGAGCTGATGCTTCTGTTGCCGCTTCGGCAAGACCATCAATGGACTTGAAACCTCCTCCCGGCAGGGTTGGACCACCGTTACCTTTGAAACCTCCTCCTGGAAGGCCAAATCCTCCCTCCGACCCACCAATTCCTCCTCCTTCCGCTGATGAAAATAATCCTCCTCTTCCGCCTCCTCCTGCTGCTGatgctcctcctcctcctccaccgcCAAAGCCGAGTAATGCTCCACCACCTCCTGCACCGCCACCGATTAGAGGTGGTGGGCCTCCGCCTCCTCCACCACCAGATGGAAAAGGCCCTCCACCTCCCCCTCCACCAGGTGTGAAAGGCCCAGGCCCAGGCCCTCCTCCACCACCAGCACTTAAGGGAGGAGGTGGTCCACGACCTCCTGGACCACCTCCTCTAAAAGGTGCGATTGGTGGGAAGGCTAGGCCTCCAGGACGAGGACCCGAAGGTCCTGGAGGTGTTCCCAAGCCAAAACTTAAGCCTTTCTTCTGGGATAAGGTTCAAGCAAACTCAGATCAGGCTATGGTTTGGAATCAGCTCAAAGCAGGATCCTTCCA GTtcaatgaagaaatgatggagtcGCTTTTTGGATATAATGCTGCTCAAGAAAAATCTAAACCCGGAATGAAGAAAGAATCTCGTGAACAAACTCCTCAATATATTCAGATCATTGAACCAAAGAAAGCACAGAATTTGTCAATTCTGTTGAAAGCATTGAATGTAACACTAGAAGAAGTTCGTGATGCACTCCTTGAAG GAAATGAAATACCCCCAGAATTCCTAAACACTTTGTTGAAGATGGCCCCAagtcaagaggaagaactaaaGCTCAGACTCTTCACAGGGGACCTACACATGCTTGGACCCGCTGACCGATTCTTGAAAGCCATTGTCGACATTCCATTTGCCTTCAAACGAATCGAAACACTACATTACATGTGCACTCTCTCTGATGAACTCATTACTACTAGAGATTCTTTTGGAGTTTTGGag GTTGCATGTAATGAACTAAAAAGCAGCAGGCTATTCCTGAAGCTTCTAGAAGCGGTGTTGAAAACAGGAAACAGGATGAACGATGGAACATTCCGAGGCGGCGCGCAAGCATTCAAACTTGACACGCTGCTGAAGCTGTCTGATGTGAAAGGTGTAGACGGGAAAACCACGCTTCTTCACTTCGTGGTGCAAGAAATAATTAGAACAGAGGGCATAAGAGCAATGAGAATGTCAAAAGAGAGCCTAAGCTTTTCGAGCATAAAAACCGACGACCTTCTAGAAGATGTCAACTTAGAGAACGAAGACCAGTACCGGGACCTCGGTCTTAACGTGGTGTCCCGTCTGAGTAGTGAGCTTGAGAATGTCAAGAAAGCAGCGGCTCTGGATGTGGACGGTTTGATATCTACAACGGCCAGACTCGGCCACGGTCTTATAAAGGCCAGAGAATTTGTAAACACGGAACTTAAGACCCTGGAGGATGACCAGGGCTACTACGAAGTCACCAAGAGCTTCGTCGAGAGTGCGGAAGAGGGCGTCGCCAACTTGCTCCGTGAAGAGAAGAAGATCATGGCATTGATAAAGAGCACAGGTGACTACTTTCATGGCAATTCTGGCAAGGATGAAGGCTTGAGGTTGTTTCCGATAGTGCGTGATTTCTTGCTAATGTTGGATAAGGTTTGCAAAGAAATAAAGACTATACCAAAGAAACCACCACCGGCAG